Part of the Drosophila santomea strain STO CAGO 1482 chromosome 2L, Prin_Dsan_1.1, whole genome shotgun sequence genome is shown below.
TCCGTGCTGCACCTACTCGAGGGCCAAACTTTCTCTAAGCCCTCGCCGTTTTCTACGCCTTTTGCCAATTATTCAAAGACTAATTCCACACCGAGGCACACGCAAAGTTTGGCCCTGGCCccagaacaagaacaagaacaagaacgagaacgagaacgagaaccAGAGACCCGGACAGGTCCCGGAATGAACAGAAGTGTCATTACCATTACCAGACCCTGCCACAGAGCTCGGAGCTTTGGCCACCAACACTTACTGCTCCCAGACAGGAAGGCACTTTTCAGTAACCGCCCTCCCCAGAAGTGCCACCCATCAGACCCACTCAACTGTGCACACTCGCAGAAATGGCACCTTATTGTACCCTTGCAGAGGGTATGCTAATTATTGACATAATTTGTGCAACGGCAGGGATAGAGTAGAGGATCCAGTCTGGACCAATTAAAGATGAATGAATTAAAAGCTAAAATAAAAGTACTCAGGCTTTGATACTCTGCTCATGGTTACTGGAATCTAGCATACTATTTTTTTCCTTGGCTTGATATGTACCTGCATTTTATGGTACATATCACGTCCGATGGCTATTTCCAAGGGCAGTGTGTTTCTCGGTTCGTTCATGTTTCAGTTACCAGGTTACGTCAGTCAGGCAGTCAGTTAGGCAGTCAGGCCAACATAATTAAGCAAAAGTGCTTAGCTGTGCCGTATTAAAATGATTGCTCTTATAACTACTAACTATGTGGGACACGagcacagacacagacacagacacaaacaCAGTAACCCATTTGCTGGCCTGGAACAACTCCCGGATACTTTATGACCACGTATCCCCAAATGGGGGAAACCTCGGAATGACTTACCATATGAGCAGGCCGCCCGGCGTACTGTCTTTCACGTTGCAGCTGAGAACGAGCGGCGATCTGATGTCgtaaaatttcatttgatgtTCGACATTATCATAATTTGGCACCAGCTTATCTGGAGATGGTATAGATAGGTAAAGACTATTAGTTATATGTTAGGTGGGGTGGGATGGTTGTTCTAATGTTGGGATACGAGAAAACGTTTACATAAAGAACGGCTTAAACAAAGTTTATTCTAATAACttgtatgtaaatataaatatatttgcttataggaataatttgagaacgaGCTTAAAGTATGAGAGTTTTGGTGGAGATTTTTGGAGAGATTTCTGAGGTTTTTGATTTGagtatttttttcttttttttttgggctgaGAGATGAGCGCTTGAGATTCGGTTTTAAATACTGACTAAATTGCTTAGGAGAGTAATGATGAATTAGCAACACACAAATCACTAATACCAAATCAAAGGTGGAGCGAAAAAAGAATATAAGGATATTCGTAAAACTAAAACTATAACTAAAGAATacgtataaataaaacaaaagagcaTACAATTTGGTCAATCGAATTTTATTCATCCTGTCTGGTATAAAACACATTTGTACTATTTCGAAACTTGGACTGAAATCAAATAAACTTTAGTTTTTACGCTGCGTATGAACTGAGATTACTTTGGTTATTTACGCTTATGTTTGATTAGTTTAATATGTGTTTAGTATAGTTGATTAATTATCGGTTAAGATAGCTGTAATGTAAGAAGGAGCAAAAGTAGGTAAATTGATGTTTATCGATATACACAATGCGATACATACAACATTTAGATCGATTCTCGATTTATCGTCGATAATCAAACGACAGGAAGCGCAAGCAAAAAGCAATAGAGCTACAGAAAGGGAATCAGCAACTCGTCACGTGTTGTTTTTCCGCCTTATCTGGCAGTCTGATTGATTATAATCAGCTTGTAAGCCAAACGCTGCCAATTGTAAACTTATGCGTCATTGCAAACTGGCTGCCAATCAAATGCGAATTCGATCGAATagaatcgaaacgaaacgaattgaaatggaatcgaaattgaaattgaaatcggAATCGATGCACCTGCCATCTGTGTGTTCAACAATCAGAGTAAACAACTAAAGCGTTAAAAAAAGGAAGAACCAAAGAGACAAAAGGAACGAACGAACGGCGGAAGGGCGAGTAAGGAAAgtcaaagaaaaacaaagacaGAGATAGCAACGAGGTTCACAGCGCACCGGGGACGTGGCaacaaatgaaatcaaaagaAAGTAAAGCACAGAAGGCAAAGAAAGAGCGTCAATGATGAAAAAGTTCAGGTAAACAACTTAAGCTCAACTTAAAGGTGTGACCGTatgtgaatgtgtgtgtaAGCTGTGTGTATGGACGGCAGCGAGAGAGCAGACTTGCCAAATTCACAGTGAGGGGGAGCGAGCGAGAGGAAGCGATTAGCTAGGCGGGCGATTaacgtttaattaaaaaccaacaacacCAAAATTAGACTAGCGAGGTTAATGCGATGGAAAGAGACGGCGATGGAAAGAACAAGCGAGAGGGGCTAATGAGGAGAGAGCGCGGGGAAGATGGGTGGTGAGGTGCCAGAGCTGAGATCAGATACAGTACGAAAGAGACAGAGCGAgtgggtggggtggggtggtgTTTTTGGGGCGCACAACAGCAGCGATGAAACTTGACCTTGTTCCCATTTTCAAATTCAGAAATCATCTGTTTGAATATCTTTGTTTTCAAGAATCCCTGGAGTTTAAAAGATATCTTTTTAAGGAATATTGCTAtaaatatcatatatatacttttatctgaaggaaatttaattttagaatgaaatcgtagcatacttttcaaacaatttatttttgttgtactAAAAGTTTATAAAAACGTTGTGaaattttttgcatttttatattagcttaaatacaattttaaaatcaaattccaATTTTAGGGGTATATGCGCTAATATATGAAAATGTAAACTATATTTAAAGATGTTTTCGATCTTAAAGAGGATTAACCTTAGTTCTcagatatgtatatgtaaaagTCCAAAAATTAGTGAAATAACTTTTACtttatcaaaatattaaaagcaaTATGCGAAGAAAAAATCTTCATAGCTAAATATCAAAAATGGGATCAAAGCTATGTTTTGATACGATAACAAATACAATGGCAGTTTTGATCGGCGCGAGCGAGTTAAAAGCCAAaaacgaacaacaacaaagtggGCAAATACAAGTTGAACTTTGATAAAAGGCTTTGTGGGTGTATCATGTGTGttacgtgtgtgtgtttcgtGTGTTTTGTGTATGCGTGTGGCTCACCCATCTTGACGGGCAAGAGCGTCTGGTGCTGCAGATGCACCTGATGCCCCTGGCCACCCATCAGCATGTGGCCGCCAGCACCCAGCATTTGGCCACTGGCGCCCGCAGAAATGCCCGCAGCagcaccgccaccaccgccacccaTCATGGCCCTTGTGCTGGTGGCTGCTGAAATGGTGGTGTGCTCTCCTGATGCTCCTGCTCCCGGTACCGCTTCCACTCCCGCTCCCACTCCAGATACCACCACTGGGGGCACATAGTGCGGTGCATAGGTCTGGTATCGCTCATTCTGGCCGGGATTGGGTCGCGGCGGCAGTGGCAGCTGGAAGGCGTTCAGCGTgtgctgcgactgctgctgcaactgctgctggtggtgaaCATGGTGGTGCGCCGTCGTCAGGAGCAGGCTGGCCTCCGTGGCAGTGGCACTGGCAGTGGGATGCGTCGGATTGGGATTGTACAGTATGGTCGGTGGCTCTGGCGGCGCCACCGTCTGCTCCAGCAGATTAAGGCGTGGGGGTGGAAAATCGGGCGGTGTCGCCGAGTAAACGCGGTGGATACCGCCTCCGCCGGCCGACGGATGCCACGGCTGAGACGCAGACAGACTTGCATTTCCGTAGCCCAAATGCGACTTGTGCAGCTTGTGTGACTGGTGGGGcaactgttgttgttgctgctgctgctgttgctccagCCACGCTCGTGTAAAGAAATCATCCGCAGAGTTGGGCGTTAGCTCGTCGATGGTTTGATAGCCGGACTCGGTGGGTTCGCCTGCTCCCGCTCCAACTCCCTTGGGATCCCGCACGTGCAGCATGTAGCTGTCGCTGTACCGGTTGCACTGGTA
Proteins encoded:
- the LOC120458814 gene encoding uncharacterized protein LOC120458814 isoform X1 translates to MEAKFLASALSFLSIFLAIYAQSLANDLSKASTEFEEPQTIYYGDPVVNLGQPFSITCIIPITEQIHWLKNGEPITRHNLRHGRDDHAYALSESAIEGEKHKIEAHLSVRHALKVHEGRYQCNRYSDSYMLHVRDPKGVGAGAGEPTESGYQTIDELTPNSADDFFTRAWLEQQQQQQQQQLPHQSHKLHKSHLGYGNASLSASQPWHPSAGGGGIHRVYSATPPDFPPPRLNLLEQTVAPPEPPTILYNPNPTHPTASATATEASLLLTTAHHHVHHQQQLQQQSQHTLNAFQLPLPPRPNPGQNERYQTYAPHYVPPVVVSGVGAGVEAVPGAGASGEHTTISAATSTRAMMGGGGGGAAAGISAGASGQMLGAGGHMLMGGQGHQVHLQHQTLLPVKMGEPHAYTKHTKHTHVTHMIHPQSLLSKFNLYLPTLLLFVFGF